A genomic region of Ignavibacteria bacterium contains the following coding sequences:
- the nusB gene encoding transcription antitermination factor NusB: protein MTISRRKLREKVLQILYAYELSNDSLDLMFEELLQEIQDEEAKEFVKSLTLLTIKHRDEYDEMIKQVVKNWELDRIAVIDRLLIRMATCEMLHFPEIPPKVSINEVIEIAKRYSTDQSDKFINGVLDAILKRLKQENRIHKKGRGLIET from the coding sequence ATGACAATCTCGCGTCGAAAATTAAGAGAGAAAGTACTTCAGATTCTATACGCTTATGAACTCTCAAATGATTCACTTGATTTAATGTTTGAAGAACTTCTTCAAGAGATACAGGATGAAGAAGCAAAAGAATTTGTAAAATCTCTAACTCTTCTAACAATTAAGCATCGTGATGAATACGATGAAATGATTAAACAGGTTGTTAAAAATTGGGAGTTAGATAGGATAGCCGTAATTGATAGATTACTGATAAGGATGGCAACCTGTGAGATGCTCCACTTTCCTGAAATTCCTCCAAAAGTTTCAATCAATGAAGTAATTGAGATAGCAAAGCGGTATTCAACAGATCAAAGTGACAAATTCATCAATGGCGTCCTCGATGCGATTTTGAAGAGATTAAAACAGGAAAATCGCATTCATAAAAAAGGACGCGGGCTTATCGAAACCTAA